From the Leptolyngbya sp. O-77 genome, one window contains:
- a CDS encoding DUF3122 domain-containing protein, whose translation MGIRRLGRWSLVLLCSVVLWLGWALPAIALIHPYPEGAGQVMVRSLQTLRDESDHAWQAVLFKRVRDGQVVDFRLRLVGYPGAAYLAHAQPLTISTGYGEAWTAPDVFGTSRLNDDLAGNVGEYDFRDTMLRLQTDMPLRLALPLEEGRSLELTIPPFAVREWRQLLDWQDES comes from the coding sequence ATGGGAATTCGACGGCTGGGGCGCTGGAGTTTGGTTCTGTTGTGTAGCGTTGTGCTGTGGTTGGGGTGGGCGTTGCCTGCGATCGCCCTGATTCATCCCTATCCGGAGGGGGCGGGGCAGGTGATGGTGCGATCGCTCCAAACCCTGCGGGACGAGTCGGATCATGCATGGCAGGCAGTGCTTTTTAAGCGGGTGCGGGACGGACAGGTGGTAGATTTTCGGCTGCGGCTGGTGGGCTATCCGGGTGCGGCCTACTTAGCCCATGCCCAGCCCTTAACCATTTCTACCGGGTATGGCGAAGCCTGGACTGCGCCCGATGTCTTTGGCACATCTCGGCTGAATGATGACCTGGCAGGAAATGTCGGTGAGTACGATTTTCGAGACACAATGTTACGTCTGCAAACCGACATGCCCCTGCGGTTGGCGCTACCGTTAGAAGAAGGGCGATCGCTCGAATTGACGATTCCTCCCTTTGCCGTTCGCGAATGGCGACAACTCCTCGACTGGCAGGATGAGAGTTAG